The following are encoded together in the Ovis aries strain OAR_USU_Benz2616 breed Rambouillet chromosome 15, ARS-UI_Ramb_v3.0, whole genome shotgun sequence genome:
- the MED19 gene encoding mediator of RNA polymerase II transcription subunit 19 isoform X2, with amino-acid sequence MYQGLLYTEDTTVNKADKILACLGIYVPMEEAKGSTELTGSTNLITHYNLEHAYNKFCGKKVKEKLSNFLPDLPGMIDLPGSHDNSSLRSLIEKPPILGGSFNPITGTMLAGFRLHTGPLPEQCRLMHIQPPKKKNKQKHKQSRAQDPVPPETPSDSDHKKKKKKKEEDPERKRKKKEKKKKKNRHSPEHPGMGSSQASSSSSLR; translated from the exons ATGTACCAGGGGTTATTGTACACTGAAGATAcaactgtgaataaggctgacaAGATCCTTGCCTGTTTGGGAATTTACGTGCCCATGGAGGAGGCAAAAG GCAGCACCGAGCTGACAGGCAGCACTAACCTGATCACACACTACAACCTGGAGCATGCCTATAATAAATTCTGTgggaagaaagtgaaggagaagctGAGTAACTTCCTGCCCGACCTGCCCGGGATGATTGATCTGCCTGGTTCCCATGACAACAGCAGCCTGCGCTCCCTCATCGAGAAGCCCCCTATCCTTGGGGGCTCTTTCAATCCCATCACAGGGACCATGCTGGCTGGCTTTCGCCTGCACACTGGCCCG CTGCCGGAGCAGTGCCGCCTGATGCACATCCAGCCGCCTAAGAAGAAGAACAAGCAGAAGCACAAGCAGAGCCGCGCCCAGGACCCCGTCCCCCCAG AGACGCCGTCTGATTCAGAtcacaagaagaagaaaaagaagaaagaagaggaccCTGAgcggaagaggaagaagaaagagaagaagaagaagaag AACCGACACAGCCCGGAGCACCCCGGGATGGGCAGCTCTcaggccagcagcagcagcagcctccgcTAA
- the MED19 gene encoding mediator of RNA polymerase II transcription subunit 19 isoform X1, whose translation MENFTALFGAQADPPPPPAALGFGPGKPPPPPPPPPGGGPGPAPPPTAASAPPGSDKSAAGCGPFYLMRELPGSTELTGSTNLITHYNLEHAYNKFCGKKVKEKLSNFLPDLPGMIDLPGSHDNSSLRSLIEKPPILGGSFNPITGTMLAGFRLHTGPLPEQCRLMHIQPPKKKNKQKHKQSRAQDPVPPETPSDSDHKKKKKKKEEDPERKRKKKEKKKKKNRHSPEHPGMGSSQASSSSSLR comes from the exons ATGGAGAATTTCACGGCGCTGTTCGGGGCCCAGGCTGACCCGCCACCTCCCCCAGCGGCACTCGGCTTCGGACCCGGAAAGCCGCCCCCCCCGCCGCCACCGCCTCCGGGCGGggggcccggcccggccccgcccccgaccGCCGCTTCGGCCCCTCCCGGGAGCGACAAGTCGGCGGCAGGCTGCGGCCCCTTCTACCTAATGAGGGAGCTGCCAG GCAGCACCGAGCTGACAGGCAGCACTAACCTGATCACACACTACAACCTGGAGCATGCCTATAATAAATTCTGTgggaagaaagtgaaggagaagctGAGTAACTTCCTGCCCGACCTGCCCGGGATGATTGATCTGCCTGGTTCCCATGACAACAGCAGCCTGCGCTCCCTCATCGAGAAGCCCCCTATCCTTGGGGGCTCTTTCAATCCCATCACAGGGACCATGCTGGCTGGCTTTCGCCTGCACACTGGCCCG CTGCCGGAGCAGTGCCGCCTGATGCACATCCAGCCGCCTAAGAAGAAGAACAAGCAGAAGCACAAGCAGAGCCGCGCCCAGGACCCCGTCCCCCCAG AGACGCCGTCTGATTCAGAtcacaagaagaagaaaaagaagaaagaagaggaccCTGAgcggaagaggaagaagaaagagaagaagaagaagaag AACCGACACAGCCCGGAGCACCCCGGGATGGGCAGCTCTcaggccagcagcagcagcagcctccgcTAA
- the TMX2 gene encoding thioredoxin-related transmembrane protein 2 encodes MAVLAPLIALVYSVPRLSRWLARPYYFLSALLSAAFLLVRKLPPVCESLPTQREDGNPCDFDWREVEILMFLSAIVMMKNRRSITVEQHIGNIFMFSKVANAILFFRLDIRMGLLYITLCIVFLMTCKPPLYMGPEYIKYFSDKTIDEELERDKRVTWIVEFFANWSSDCQSFAPIYADLSLKYNCTGLNFGKVDVGRYTDVSTRYKVSTSPLTKQLPTLILFQGGKEVMRRPQIDKKGRAVSWTFSEENVIREFNLNELYQRAKKLSKAGDKIPEEQPVATVPTTVPDEENKKDK; translated from the exons ATGGCGGTCCTAGCGCCTTTGATTGCTCTCGTGTATTCAGTCCCGCGACTTTCACGATGGCTGGCTCGACCTTACTACTTTTTGTCAGCCCTGCTCTCTGCTGCCTTCCTACTCGTCAGGAAGCTGCCCCCTGTCTGCGAAAGTCTCCCCACGCAACGCGAAGACGGCAACCCGTGTGACTTTGACTGG AGAGAAGTGGAGATCCTGATGTTTCTCAGCGCCATCGTGATGATGAAGAATCGCAGGTCCA TCACCGTGGAACAGCATATAGGCAACATCTTCATGTTCAGTAAGGTGGCCAATGCGATTCTTTTCTTCCGCCTGGATATTCGTATGGGCCTGCTTTACATCACACTCTGCATAG TGTTCCTGATGACGTGCAAACCCCCCCTGTATATGGGCCCTGAGTACATCAAGTACTTCAGTGACAAAACCATTGAT GAGGAGCTGGAGCGGGACAAGAGGGTCACTTGGATCGTGGAGTTCTTTGCCAACTGGTCTAGTGACTGCCAGTCATTTGCCCCTATCTACGCTGACCTCTCGCTCAA GTACAACTGTACGGGGCTGAACTTTGGGAAGGTGGACGTTGGACGCTACACTGATGTTAGTACACG GTACAAAGTGAGCACGTCACCCCTCACCAAGCAGCTGCCTACCCTGATCCTGTTCCAAGGGGGGAAGGAGGTCATGCGGCGGCCGCAGATCGACAAGAAGGGCCGGGCTGTCTCTTGGACGTTCTCGGAG GAGAATGTGATCCGAGAATTCAACTTGAATGAGCTCTATCAGAGGGCCAAGAAGCTGTCAAAGGCTGGAGATAAGATCCCCGAGGAGCAGCCTGTGGCCACGGTGCCCACTACCGTGCCAGATGAGGAGAACAAGAAGGACAAATAG
- the SELENOH gene encoding selenoprotein H, with the protein MASRGRKRKAEAALAAAAEKREKPAGSREGEVAGPSVVIEHCTSURVYGRNAAALSQALRLQAPELAVKVNPSRPRRGSFEVTLLRADGSSAELWTGLKKGPPRKLKFPEPHVVLEELKKYLS; encoded by the exons ATGGCGTCCCGCGGGAGGAAGCGGAAGGCCGAGGCGGCGCTGGCCGCTGCGGCCGAGAAGCGGGAGAAGCCGGCCGGCAGCCGGGAGGGGGAAGTGGCGGGGCCGAGCGTCGTCATCGAGCACTG CACGAGCTGACGAGTCTACGGGCGCAACGCCGCGGCCCTGAGCCAGGCGCTGCGCCTGCAGGCCCCCGAGCTGGCGGTGAAGGTGAACCCCTCCAGGCCGCGGAGGGGCAGCTTCGAGGTGACGCTGCTGCGCGCCGACGGCAGCA GCGCGGAGCTCTGGACGGGTCTTAAGAAGGGGCCCCCACGCAAACTCAAGTTTCCGGAGCCTCACGTGGTGCTGGAGGAGCTGAAGAAGTACCTTTCGTAG
- the BTBD18 gene encoding BTB/POZ domain-containing protein 18, whose product MCSPASPKILYRNPRFLRLAFLQLYHQQQSGVFCDVLLQAEGEAVPAHCCILSACSPFFTERLEREKPAQGRKVVLELGGLKIRTLRKLVDFLYTSEMELSGEEAQDVLSAARQLRVSELESLQLEGGKLVKAPQGRRLNRECLQPPSPAPISARVVASSRRPRASLPVTQAPCPLGAARLKSSGKEEGPPEKNHRQNPENSSGTLLLKRKARACPAPQETVASPSSHGQGPKENRSDRTLGPVALSPPSLYPSVDERLLPRKIKLSRSKPSPDVCTSKPASLLSGASSVPTAPGRRLWRQKSTNKEAPEDKQKTGRASPLGSSPSASGLGKTGGNKKRSPEARAPHPDSAEEGQVGRVKLRKIVNGTCWEVVQEPPLRISQDSPQIPELKDSGELLGTQPSPGKELGLSSARTSLCEDSPVCPRLQDILLSAGRSPDHPVEKSEFGSSPELVGKEPGLDMDCRESYTFNPALLGQPCEAEEYRITSAAATSELEEILDFMLCGSDIEPPMESLESPRAEGCRTPSYHLTETGKTWIEGEEWCLPDVELWPRELTGLEKEPLCENKGPAEPFSPLDLPSENKEPAEPFSPLVMPSEVSEGEVFSVGGSWTPDLEISSSQPLEGQRDKLLHMDSLDPPQRSYGDLSPPCSNWVDAGLEVSLSMDEVLYPAPEAGKEGSGSSEWAGPLPASPEEEIDVGSLSEGILPTNILCVWPDPSSESETEVDILT is encoded by the coding sequence GTGAGGCAGTCCCAGCCCATTGCTGCATCCTGTCAGCCTGCAGCCCCTTCTTCACAGAGCGCCTGGAGCGGGAAAAGCCAGCCCAGGGTCGGAAGGTGGTGCTTGAGCTGGGGGGCCTGAAGATCAGGACCCTGCGGAAGCTGGTGGACTTCCTCTACACCTCCGAGATGGAATTATCTGGGGAAGAAGCCCAGGATGTGCTTTCCGCAGCCCGCCAGCTCCGTGTGTCTGAGCTCGAATCCCTCCAGCTAGAGGGTGGGAAGCTGGTGAAGGCCCCTCAGGGTCGAAGGCTGAACAGGGAGTGCCTGCAACCTCCCAGCCCTGCACCAATCTCTGCCAGGGTGGTGGCTTCCAGCCGCCGACCTCGAGCCTCCCTGCCTGTCACCCAGGCGCCCTGTCCTCTCGGGGCAGCGAGACTGAAGTCctcggggaaggaggaggggcccCCGGAGAAGAACCACCGACAGAACCCAGAGAACTCATCTGGCACTCTCCTACTCAAGAGGAAGGCCAGGGCCTGCCCAGCTCCACAAGAAACAGTTGCTTCACCATCGAGCCATGGTCAGGGACCTAAAGAGAACAGGAGTGACCGCACCCTCGGTCCTGTCGCACTCTCCCCACCCAGCTTGTACCCCTCCGTCGACGAGCGACTCCTACCCAGGAAGATCAAGCTGAGCCGCTCAAAGCCATCTCCCGATGTCTGTACATCcaagcctgccagcctcctcagtGGAGCCAGCTCAGTGCCCACAGCCCCTGGCCGGCGTCTGTGGCGGCAGAAGAGTACAAATAAAGAAGCACCCGAGGACAAGCAGAAAACAGGGCGAGCCAGTCCCCTCGGGAGCAGCCCAAGCGCATCGGGTCTTGGGAAGACAGGTGGGAACAAGAAGAGGAGCCCCGAAGCCAGGGCCCCGCACCCGGACTCTGCAGAGGAGGGGCAGGTTGGGAGAGTGAAGCTTCGCAAGATTGTCAACGGGACCTGCTGGGAGGTGGTTCAGGAGCCTCCCCTCAGAATCTCTCAAGATAGCCCTCAAATCCCAGAACTCAAAGACTCAGGAGAGCTTCTGGGGACACAGCCATCCCCAGGTAAGGAGCTGGGCCTGTCGTCCGCGAGAACAAGCCTGTGTGAGGACTCACCCGTGTGCCCCAGGCTACAAGACATTTTGCTCTCTGCGGGCCGCTCCCCAGACCACCCAGTGGAGAAGTCCGAGTTTGGGTCCAGCCCAGAGCTGGTAGGGAAGGAACCTGGACTGGACATGGACTGCAGAGAGTCCTACACGTTCAACCCAGCCCTGCTCGGGCAGCCCTGCGAAGCTGAGGAGTACCGCATCACCAGTGCTGCCGCCACCAGTGAGCTGGAGGAGATCCTGGATTTCATGCTCTGCGGCTCCGACATCGAGCCGCCCATGGAGTCTCTGGAGAGTCCCCGGGCTGAGGGCTGCAGGACCCCGAGTTACCACCTGACAGAAACAGGCAAGACCTGGATTGAAGGGGAAGAATGGTGTTTGCCAGACGTGGAGCTCTGGCCCAGGGAGctcacgggactggaaaaggaaCCTCTTTGTGAGAACAAAGGGCCAGCTGAGCCCTTCAGCCCCCTAGACCTGCCCTCTGAGAACAAAGAGCCAGCTGAGCCCTTCAGCCCCCTTGTCATGCCCTCCGAGGTAAGTGAGGGGGAGGTGTTTTCAGTGGGAGGTTCTTGGACTCCAGACCTGGAAATTAgcagctcccagccactggaaGGTCAGAGAGACAAACTTCTCCACATGGACTCCCTTGACCCTCCCCAAAGGTCCTATGGAGACCTCTCGCCTCCCTGTTCAAACTGGGTGGACGCTGGCCTGGAAGTGTCCCTATCAATGGATGAGGTATTATACCCAGCTCCAGAGGCAGGCAAGGAGGGATCTGGCAGCTCTGAGTGGGCGGGTCCACTTCCTGCCAGCCCTGAAGAGGAGATTGATGTAGGCTCACTGTCAGAGGGGATTCTACCCACGAATATTCTCTGCGTGTGGCCTGACCCTTCCTCAGAGTCAGAAACGGAGGTAGACATACTAACGTAG